Part of the Gigantopelta aegis isolate Gae_Host chromosome 15, Gae_host_genome, whole genome shotgun sequence genome is shown below.
ctgtactggtccaggacagacttggttgaaccttaattggatagaaaccagtaaataagttataacaatttcttttaatgaaaactgaaaagaagggttctatatttatttgtccaacaataacattttaaaaaatgttatgaatattatctttcctagtgtatctaagaaatggtagacttacaaattttataatttgctatgttagttttattctgtttgcatccagtattaaagtacacacttggattgaagcaatcaattggtccaatgaatagaaatgcagtacaaatgctcaggatactcaaacgaatgttgaaaagtaaagtttgttttaacgacgccactagagcacattgatttttatctttaatatcatcggctattggatgtcaaacacatggtcattctgacactgtttttagcggaaacccgcgaagttcccagtgaccacttacaaaaaataacgaaacgcatcgagatcttactgacatatttaatcatttggtttggcagtaaactccatcagtatcggtaaacattccctcccctagtttatcagaaggtcactaaatttctacaaggccagtttgtcactggagtaaatcattaaatatagttattattattattattattattattattattattattattattaatcggaacacctcgctacgctagacgtagagtaaatcggaaaagatcgcatatattcgtgaacacaattttccgactcttcgcccgatatctcacgaaagttaccgaacttcaatttgaaaggaagtaactccatctatcaattgttagaagaaaacatttcgtggctaacggATCGCCAATAAagctaaatttgcgacagtaaaaccaccgatatatgtccgcaaatcggaaaacacagtagggttatcccttaaatgacaccaaattagtgcttgtgatagttttggaatgttttcgtggaaatcgttgttatattacaaaaacatgtttgggTCGACAGGTTCAAGTTAGGGTCGGTCGagtaaccggaaacaaacaatattaattttatgatacgccttaTTTATAATAGGTACATTTTGAGTTCGTGCAATTATACTGTGCTACTAGTATTTAgacttaaaaacaaataataataataataaaaaaaataaaaaataaaaataataataaaataaaaaaataaagtaaataaaaataaataaaataaaataaaataataatcataattaaaaaaaaagtaaaaaaatacacaaccatataatacacacacacacacacacacacacacacacacacacacacacacactatatatatatacataattattatttaatagtaatgtatgcatacatgcatatttaCATGCAGAATGTAGATacaaatttatttcaataaCAATCAAACTGTGTAAAAGACAAAATTATACACAACAGGATTTTGAATCAAACTAGAGATACACGAAACAAAGCAAAACGTGCATAAAACAATAGCATGCATTTAATGTCTAATTagtgatgagcggtcggtctgggatcgatcccagtcggtgggcccatttgggttatttctcgttccagccagtacaccatgactggaatatatcaaaggccgtggtatgtactatcctgtctgtatgtggtgcattggttggaacaagaaatagcccaattggcctaCCGACTGCaatcgatcttagactgactgcgcattagGTGCGCGCTTTACCATTCCGTCCTTGATTCTGTCTCCACTTAGAAATTAATTTCGAGTCCTGTGCATTCAGtggaaatgttttcattaaaaaccaGTGTATTTTAATTGATATGTACTGCATCCAATGTAAATTTAGTCGCCCTAAAATAGAAGACAACAACCATCGTCTATTCTGTCGCGCAGGTTTGGATCATTCGTGATGCAGCAGAATCCaagtttaaggaccacacagatattaaccgagaaaacccgctgtcgccacttcatgggctactcttttcgattagaggcaagggatcttttatatggaccatcccacagacagggtagtacataccacagcaattgatataccagtcgtggtgcactggctagaacgagaaatagcccaatgggctcaccggcgatgatcgatcccagaccgaccgtgcatcgagcgggcgctttaccactgcgctacgtcccgccccacctgGGGAGAGAGTtgagagttgaaaatgggcagaattttgaaaatagaaattagtaaaaaaaagttaatagaattcaaaaagaaaagaaaaaaagaagaagttacaagccaaaaataaaaagaattgactgctcggccgaatatttatataatttggagctttttagaaggacagtccaaattaaatagagaaagaagagagggtcGGACTATttgataatatttaaaaaaaaaaagaagtaatttcgacataaaattttgaacgaaggtctagaagtttaaagtccgatctatatggtccgggccgggggggggggggggggggggggggggggagagacagtTTAAGGTGGGCgtaatttggaatacgaatttagtagttatgTCAAGGgacctaaagccaaaaggaGCTGCTACATTCGACTCATGTCtggataaaatttaaaatccaaaaaataatattaagagTGCTCGGCCAAAAAGTTGTTAGGGTGATTttagcaatttagacgggctgccaaagtaaagtgtgtcggactgtttacaaaaacaaatgaacataacattttgaaccaCGGCCAAAagatttaaagtccaactaagccctaaAAAGGAGGTTCCTGCCCTAGGAGAGGTTTGGCGGAACTCATGGCGAGATGTTGGGGTGGTCGGTTCGGAACCTCGGGAAGAAGTGAGGCAGATCAATGTAGCACTATCCCCGAAGTAAGGCTTGGTAATCTTCTGGAAGTATCAGGCTGATAATCCGATGGAcgattggattatccatgtctgatttcagaAGTCCTTGCCGATACACCCCGTTCCGTTCAGACGTCAAGTAGAAGGTGCGACTCTTCTGGACGTACTGGAACATGGTACCGCTCCTGATCAGATGGTGTTGGTCTCCAACTCTTGGGGATGAAGGGGCCTGACAGTTGGGAGGTAGCAATGAACTCCCCTTGACACACTCGCGGTACCGTCCAGGAAGCTTGTCGCAGGCGATCTGCCAAGTAGTGGGTTGGGTGTGAGACGGGTCCTGAACCAACACTTTCCTCTTCTTGGCGTCCCGCTCTGTACCAGCTATCGCAACAATACGTGGAGATGCCGGTGGGCTGGCTGGAGCTGACGACACTTTAACATGTCCTGTCTCCATCGGCGATGGTGCTGCAGGGGGAGGGGCCGCCACTGCCAGTTGAGTTGACAGCTTAGGCCTCACCTTTGCCGCACCTGGCGTGCTGCTTCTGAGTAGTGGGGGGAGCGGCgaagcagaagggaccgccgccggcagttgagctgccggttttgGCCCCCCTGAACCGCCCCTGCCGGTCTCGACTTCTTCTTTgaagcagaagggaccgccccTGGAGGTTGAGCCGCCGAgtttggccccccccccccccgagccgCCTGTACCTCCTACTGCTCGGGCGCTTCGGTCTATTGTCACCGTAATACAAGGTGACAATAGCTGAACTCCCATTGTTTTCAACACGATACTTGGCCAAAGGACCAAGCTCGCGCAACACAGCCCCaagggggtgtgtgtgtgggggggggggggggggggagagagaaaccTCGACGTTCGCTAAACACAACCGCATTCCGCAACGCCGTCCCCAGCCCAACCTGAgtcgaggaaacctgctacgccggaaccgtcgaccaccgagagggacagattcaacaccgcggtgtgtgagacgcccCGCAAAGGCCCTCCATCGTCGACCACTACGTTGCCCAgacagaactggccggtatccccggtactgccagtcgtcaagccaccggcccgatcagccgccgttggaaagaggaaggccgtcgctcagccgagcgaccaacctgacaaggcccggcctccaccttcacaagcaccggtccggcttcctgaagttcgtgcaggggaacacctcggatccggcatcactgatgggcggactagtgaaaCCAGAACTGAAACAACTtgctgatggaagcgcttacgagctacacaccatcaaatctacagccggcaagacggggttggtaccaACTCAGCGCcgaggagtctaccgacaagcggtcctggttagagagatggatagctacaccatccacaggatcgtcaaggcccttttcggcaacgactaccggagtgtaataaccatcctcgccgaccagagatggaagcacttcatccccgcctttgccggttctccgctcatcggTTCGCCGTAGACCAACCCCCAACGACCTttacgaggccactcacgtggacatatatatcggaatttaaacatttagaccttcgttcaaaattctatgtcgaaattacttcttctttttaaaaaaaatattattaaatagtccgatcctctcttctttctcttatttatttttggactgtccttctaaaatgctccaaattatataaatattcggccgagcagtcaattcttattatttttggctagtaattttttttttttttattctattaactttttactaattgctattttcaaaattctgcccattttcaacactaccccccccccccccccccccccccacacacacacacgcacacacatcccgagtccggccaccgatcttatcgttaaacgttaaactagttatcatcatcatcatcattacgcggatggttctaatagaccaaattcaattcctattgctgataatgttaatgtttactaataaaactgatataagcaggcTTAAAGCAgcatatcaacacacccaggaagtacagcaattaaaagtgtggcacctcacatctaatctatcTCCAAGAAAATgcggggtcacataccatttaagagatttaatgaatatttttaatagcaaccgtcatttttgctgaaaattgcagttccgtTTTGCGGGGTACCCCgcgttagtttcaacctctggtatatactgcatgaccggcctcggtggcgtcgtggcaggccatcggtctacaggctggtaggtactgggttcggatcccagtcgaggcatgggatttttaatcgagataccgactccaaaccctgagtgagtgctccgcaaggctcaatgggtaggtgtaaaccacttgcaccgaccagtgatccataaatggttcaacaaaggccatagtttgtgctatcctgcctgtgggaagcgcaaataaaagatcccttgctgcctgtcgtaaaaagagtagcctatgtggcgacagcgggtttcctctaaaaacagtgtcagaatgaccatatgtttgacgtccaatagccgatgataagataaaaaatcaatgtgctctagcggcgtcgttaaataaaaacaaactttactttatactgcatgacaactgtataacaaataaaagtgtatatatttattgtcagtggataaaagtatttgcacaaataatcaatgtcatatattataGTATGGTATTGCATGTCACATATACTGTTCTCGTAGGATTTTAttgctgaaatatattttttttgcttctttacGTTCATTTGGGGTCAAATTATTGGAAAATGATGGGGTTCAAATTTTCAGACCCCCGATCCCCTTCTGGTGGGCCCTTTTCATCCCGGGACCCCCTAGCGACTTACTTAATTTCTATCTCCACCAATAGTAATGAACCGATGTTTGTGATCTTAGGGTCGTTTTAGGGGTTCTAGCTGATGCTGagtctatttattataatttcgaAGCTACCGGAAGTGCCCATTACTGACTTCCGGTTTAGGACATCAGCGAAATCAAGGTCGTTATCACGGTAGCGATAAACCTATATATGTAGTACCTCTTTTTCAGGGTTTTCAGGCACGAGAAACCGATTGGTGCATCCCTTTGTACGAGCAGACTATCCTGTTAATAGATAGCCATGATAAGGGTACGTAAACTTAAGCATGGTGCATATTTGTACTGTTCTGTGAATTTATCTGGCATTTTAAGTTGCGTAAAAGTGTATGCACGCTTAATTCCAATATAAGTAAAAACTAATAttcaaaattgcacacaaattTATTAACATCACAGACAAAATTGGCAACATAATAATACCTCATGGAGTCTAAAATAAAgcataatgaaaattaattcaAATAGCACAAATGTATCACACTCATCGTTACAGTGCATGATAATACACCAGGgacacaaaatgtaaataataaaaataatataataattacaggGACAgacaatgtaaataataaaaataatataaaaattacataacTAGATGTATTGTCTACGTCACTGGATGGAGCTACAGATTTATTAAGGCCACTTCAAAATCCGAAGGGTGTGCGCACCTCCAGCACCCTCTTCCTGAATACACGTCTGGCTGAAGGTGACAGACGCCACCCATCTTCCCTGATTCTTACGGGTCTGTTATTATTATGATGTACCTTGAGTGAACAGTCCCCCAAAACTCGTTTTCAAGGAGAGTTTTGTAATATCCACTCGAGGTGGGGGTGTCATCACTCACCATGTGACTCATGTAGCTGCATTTAAggtacaacccccccccccctccccccagaaTAATTATAGTACACGACATCACAAATTACCACAACGGATTGAGAATCGGGCGCGGGTCATAGATGTTTTAGCTGGAGGGAACAAATTTTGTAGGGGAGAGAAATTGTATCCCGTaccagaggtacgcaatacagtgtgtgttgtacGAAATGTAACTGTATCCCATATCCGTGGTGTTCGGTCGGGCGTCCTCTAGCGCTAGCCATAACTGAACGGCGCTAGAGGCCACTCGAGCTGACACTACGGGTACGTAATACAGTGCGTGCTTTATAAAGTGTGTACAATTTGACTACTACTAATTTCTCGTGTCTTGCACTATAAttccatttaaaatataattttttaaagtaaatttagaCGATTCACCAAAAGTAAATAAGATcggaatatatatattcaaaaattaaaaacaaaatcctacCTGATGCCAAGTTTGATAAGAAAAAAACTTATTACCCAGTTTGACAAATGCAATACAAGTTTAGCGCTACATTTTGAAATTCCGATCCAGAAGCAGTAGTCATTGttcatgacgtcatatttatgCAAACGTCGATTCGGTCGTTAGGTCTCActtacacagatgtcatctgccattcatacccatgttaaattgctcaACTTCAAACGAacattgccaatagaacgggttctcgttggcactaacaacatataccattacgaacatacattatacaagcatatattttcactccaaaattgagaacatttctgtctcagttgtttgctatatgacgcatctggctgtagtacccgTGCTTcgttaaccgattcactccggttgtctcttgcgctatacactcatgtcccaaaaggtcgatgctcaatatcacaaaatgccaTGGGCAAAACACAGCCAGAAGGAGTACCATtaagcatacatattgttttaattcttcacaatttcctagaagtgaatatgtgaaccataacatgtgtcacaattaggaacaaTAGTGAACCGTGATCAGTGAACTCTCaaccggaagtgatctgtgtagtgcgacctaaaaggagagagagagagagagagagagagagagagagagagagagagagagagagagagagagagagagagagagagagagagagagagagagagctgaacaacaaaaacaaaaaaaccctgtcGCATTGTGTTTGATCGTCCTAAAAGCAGTTTAATTTTAGATTGTTTCACCggt
Proteins encoded:
- the LOC121389670 gene encoding protein FAM117B-like, with protein sequence MGVQLLSPCITVTIDRSARAVGGTGGSGGGGAKLGGSTSRGGPFCFKEEVETGRGGSGGPKPAAQLPAAVPSASPLPPLLRSSTPGAAKVRPKLSTQLAVAAPPPAAPSPMETGHVKVSSAPASPPASPRIVAIAGTERDAKKRKVLVQDPSHTQPTTWQIACDKLPGRYRECVKGSSLLPPNCQAPSSPRVGDQHHLIRSGTMFQYVQKSRTFYLTSERNGVYRQGLLKSDMDNPIVHRIISLILPEDYQALLRG